One part of the Labilithrix sp. genome encodes these proteins:
- a CDS encoding sigma-70 family RNA polymerase sigma factor, translating into MLDESKLASLRSHVRGVCYRMTGSVADADDLAQETLLRLVEKPPPREDDLRPWVTRVAVNLARDAYRRRRHAAYTGSWLPEPCPDEDDAISFAFEPASTHARYDLMESASIAFLVALEALSARQRAVLILRDVLDYSVEETAQALGTSAGAVKVTHHRARHAMRDYDAAHARENAPSAAPRVREVMGRFFTAVAAGDTAALETMLAADVTLATDAAGEFTANLRELSGADRVVRFLFGVLRFHPAMKSSTLMLNGRPAIVWSSAESKGRVPPRGTFHFDVGDDGRIRAIHGVVATAKLAAVPLSP; encoded by the coding sequence ATGCTGGACGAGTCGAAGCTCGCGTCGCTTAGGTCGCACGTCCGCGGCGTGTGCTACCGGATGACCGGCAGCGTCGCCGACGCCGACGACCTCGCGCAGGAGACGCTCCTCCGCCTCGTCGAGAAGCCGCCGCCGCGCGAGGACGACCTGCGTCCGTGGGTCACGCGGGTGGCGGTGAACCTCGCGCGCGACGCCTACCGCCGCCGCCGCCACGCCGCGTACACGGGATCGTGGCTGCCCGAGCCGTGCCCGGACGAGGACGACGCGATCTCGTTCGCGTTCGAGCCCGCGAGCACGCACGCGCGCTACGACCTGATGGAGAGCGCGTCGATCGCGTTCCTCGTCGCGCTCGAGGCGCTGTCGGCGCGGCAGCGCGCGGTGCTCATCCTCCGCGACGTGCTCGACTACTCGGTCGAGGAGACCGCGCAGGCGCTCGGCACCAGCGCCGGCGCGGTGAAGGTGACGCATCACCGCGCGCGGCACGCGATGCGCGACTACGACGCGGCGCACGCGCGCGAGAACGCGCCGAGCGCCGCGCCGCGCGTCCGCGAGGTGATGGGCCGCTTCTTCACCGCCGTCGCGGCCGGCGACACGGCCGCGCTCGAGACGATGCTCGCCGCCGACGTGACGCTCGCGACCGACGCCGCCGGCGAGTTCACTGCCAACCTGAGAGAGCTCAGCGGCGCCGATCGCGTCGTCCGCTTCCTCTTCGGCGTGCTGCGCTTCCACCCCGCGATGAAGAGCTCGACCTTGATGCTGAACGGTCGCCCTGCGATCGTGTGGTCCTCGGCCGAGAGCAAGGGGCGCGTGCCTCCGCGCGGCACGTTCCACTTCGACGTCGGCGACGACGGCCGCATCCGCGCGATCCACGGCGTGGTCGCGACGGCGAAGCTCGCGGCGGTCCCATTGTCGCCATAG